From the Buchnera aphidicola (Macrosiphum euphorbiae) genome, the window TTCTTCATGTAATTTTTTTTCTTTATTTTCCATAAAAGTTACCATTTATTAAATTAATAATTAAGCTATTATAAACCTTATAATTAATCTTTCAAGACTGTTTAGTATTATAATATAATATACATTATTTTTTTGGGAATTTTTATGTAATGAAGCAACATTTCACTTGTATAGGTATTGTTGGGCGTCCGCGTCATGCGAGTGCATTAATAACACATAAGACTCTTTATAAGTGGTTAATAAAAAATGGTTATAAAGTTTTTATTGAACACACTGTTGCTAAAGAATTAAAATTAAATAATCCTCATACTGCTACATTAATTGAAATTGGTGAATCTTGTGATTTAGCAGTTATTATAGGGGGTGATGGTAATTTATTATGTGCAGCACGTGTTTTGTCGTTTTATAATATTAAAATTATTGGGATTAATAGAGGTAATCTAGGTTTTCTTACTGATTTAAATCCGGATACTGGTTTAAAAAATTTATCAGAGGTTTTATCTGGAGATTATTTTTTGGAAAATCGGTTTTTGTTGGATGCACAAGTTTGTCAAAAAAAAATAATTTCAAGATCTAGCATAGCTATTAATGAAGTTGTTTTACATGCAAAACATTTAGCTCATATGATAGAATTTGAGGTGTATATTGATAATAAATTTTCTTTTTCTCAGCGTGCAGATGGATTAATTGTTTCGACGCCTACAGGTTCTACTGGTTATTCGCTGTCAGCTGGTGGACCAATTATAGCAGCATCTTTAGATGCTATTCTATTAGTTCCAATGTTTCCACATACTTTATCTGCTCGTCCTTTAGTAATTCACAGTAATAGTACAATTTGTTTAAAATTTTCTAATATTCAAACTAATTTAAAAATAAGCTGTGATAGTCAAACTATTTTAACAATTAAAAAAGATGAATGTGTATTTATTCGTAAAAGTTGTTATTATTTAAATCTTATACATCCTAAAAGTTATAATTATTTTAAAACTTTAACTTCTAAGTTAAGTTGGTCTAAAAAATTTTTTTAGATTATTTAATAAATATAAGCAAATATGAATTTAATCAAAATATTTTTGAATGATTGATGTTTTTTATTAATATAAATTATTGTAAAATACTAAAAATACTATGTAATATACTATAAAGAGTATTAATTATTTTTTATGTGAACTATGATAAGATATTATTATGAATAATTATATCAAAATGCTATTGATAGTCATGTTATTTTCTAGCTGTTCTATTTTAGAAAAAAGAAAACTTAGC encodes:
- the nadK gene encoding NAD(+) kinase — encoded protein: MKQHFTCIGIVGRPRHASALITHKTLYKWLIKNGYKVFIEHTVAKELKLNNPHTATLIEIGESCDLAVIIGGDGNLLCAARVLSFYNIKIIGINRGNLGFLTDLNPDTGLKNLSEVLSGDYFLENRFLLDAQVCQKKIISRSSIAINEVVLHAKHLAHMIEFEVYIDNKFSFSQRADGLIVSTPTGSTGYSLSAGGPIIAASLDAILLVPMFPHTLSARPLVIHSNSTICLKFSNIQTNLKISCDSQTILTIKKDECVFIRKSCYYLNLIHPKSYNYFKTLTSKLSWSKKFF